Proteins encoded by one window of Azoarcus sp. PA01:
- a CDS encoding class I SAM-dependent methyltransferase, which translates to MSNLSLSDWLETPQGQYLLQWESAKFDVMVADIFGYNAVQIGLPEHEFLRGNRMPFRLRCARLGEADVMSNAEALPFATATLDLVLLPHVLEFSPNPHQVLREVERVLVPEGNVIISAFNPLSLWGVRRLLARGDGAFPWRGQYLSVRRTKDWLALLGFETQSGSFGCYAPPVTSGKWLERWQFIDKAGDRWWPIFGGAYIIQGIKRVQGMRLITPNWRARRAAAKRLSPVAQRGRQVTGGVQKAK; encoded by the coding sequence ATGTCCAACCTCAGTCTGTCGGACTGGCTTGAAACCCCGCAGGGACAATACCTGCTGCAGTGGGAATCGGCCAAGTTCGACGTCATGGTGGCCGACATTTTCGGCTACAACGCAGTTCAGATCGGGCTGCCCGAGCACGAGTTCCTGCGCGGCAACCGCATGCCGTTCCGCTTGCGCTGCGCGCGGCTCGGCGAAGCCGACGTGATGTCCAACGCCGAAGCGCTGCCGTTCGCGACCGCCACGCTCGATCTGGTGCTGCTGCCGCACGTGCTCGAGTTTTCGCCGAACCCGCATCAGGTGCTGCGCGAGGTCGAACGCGTGCTGGTGCCCGAAGGCAACGTCATCATCAGCGCCTTCAACCCGCTCAGCCTGTGGGGCGTGCGCCGCTTGCTGGCACGCGGCGACGGGGCTTTCCCGTGGCGTGGACAGTATCTGTCGGTGCGCCGCACGAAAGACTGGCTCGCGTTGCTGGGGTTCGAAACCCAGTCCGGCAGTTTCGGCTGCTACGCGCCGCCGGTCACGAGCGGAAAATGGCTCGAACGCTGGCAATTCATCGACAAGGCCGGGGATCGCTGGTGGCCGATATTCGGCGGCGCCTACATCATTCAGGGAATCAAGCGGGTGCAGGGGATGCGCCTGATCACCCCCAACTGGCGCGCTCGTCGCGCCGCAGCGAAACGGCTCTCGCCGGTCGCCCAGCGTGGGCGCCAGGTGACGGGCGGCGTACAGAAGGCCAAATGA
- the gloB gene encoding hydroxyacylglutathione hydrolase, producing the protein MNDQHSKIGSIEIIPLPAFRDNYLWLLRCGQLAAVVDPGDAAVVEHALAAQGLDLCAILLTHHHADHVGGVTALIARRDIPVFGPAAADIDGVNHPVAEGDEVGLDRLGIRFRVLEVPGHTTSHVAYFAPGLLFPGDTLFSAGCGRLLGGTAAQLHASLRRLADLPGDTAVYCTHEYTLANLAFARVADPGNPERDEWLVECEARRDAGQPTLPTTIERERRVNPFLRTAEPAVMGVIADRTGVRPRDSLECFTALRAWKDVF; encoded by the coding sequence ATGAACGATCAGCACTCAAAAATCGGCAGCATCGAAATTATCCCTCTCCCGGCGTTCCGGGATAACTACCTGTGGCTGCTGCGTTGCGGCCAGCTTGCAGCGGTCGTCGACCCCGGCGATGCGGCAGTCGTCGAACACGCTCTCGCGGCGCAGGGGCTGGATCTTTGCGCGATCCTGCTGACCCATCACCATGCAGACCACGTCGGTGGCGTCACCGCGCTGATCGCACGCCGCGACATCCCGGTGTTCGGTCCGGCTGCGGCCGACATCGACGGCGTGAACCATCCGGTCGCGGAAGGCGACGAAGTCGGTCTCGACCGGCTCGGCATCCGCTTTCGCGTGCTCGAAGTGCCCGGTCATACCACGAGCCACGTCGCCTATTTCGCGCCGGGTCTCCTGTTTCCCGGGGACACGCTGTTCAGCGCCGGCTGCGGGCGGCTGCTTGGCGGCACCGCCGCGCAACTTCACGCGTCGCTGCGCCGCCTTGCCGATCTGCCCGGCGACACCGCCGTGTATTGCACCCATGAGTATACGCTCGCGAACCTCGCGTTTGCGCGTGTCGCCGACCCGGGGAATCCCGAGCGGGACGAATGGCTCGTCGAATGCGAGGCGCGGCGCGATGCCGGGCAGCCGACGCTGCCGACCACGATCGAACGCGAGCGGCGCGTGAACCCCTTCCTGCGCACGGCCGAACCGGCAGTGATGGGCGTGATCGCCGACCGCACTGGGGTGCGCCCGCGCGACTCGCTCGAATGCTTCACCGCGCTGCGGGCCTGGAAGGACGTTTTCTGA
- the rnhA gene encoding ribonuclease HI, with amino-acid sequence MTDQIEIFTDGACSGNPGPGGWGAILRSGAHEKEIWGGEPHTTNNRMELLAVIRALELLKRPVVARVHTDSQYVQKGISEWIHGWKARGWKTAAKTPVKNEDLWRALDEAASRHQVQWVWVRGHAGHVENERADELARRGVEAVRRQGTTVAG; translated from the coding sequence ATGACCGATCAGATCGAAATATTCACCGACGGCGCCTGCAGCGGCAATCCGGGGCCCGGCGGGTGGGGCGCAATTCTGCGCTCGGGAGCGCACGAGAAGGAAATCTGGGGGGGCGAGCCGCATACGACGAACAACCGCATGGAGCTGCTCGCGGTGATCCGGGCGCTCGAACTGCTCAAGCGTCCGGTCGTCGCCCGCGTGCATACCGACAGCCAGTATGTGCAGAAAGGCATCTCCGAGTGGATCCACGGCTGGAAGGCGCGGGGCTGGAAGACCGCGGCAAAGACGCCGGTGAAGAACGAGGATCTGTGGCGCGCGCTCGACGAAGCGGCGAGCCGTCATCAGGTCCAGTGGGTGTGGGTCCGGGGACATGCCGGGCATGTCGAGAACGAGCGCGCGGACGAACTCGCGCGCCGCGGCGTCGAGGCGGTGCGCCGGCAGGGCACGACCGTCGCAGGCTGA
- the dnaQ gene encoding DNA polymerase III subunit epsilon, giving the protein MRQIVLDTETTGLDWRNGDRVIEIGCVELLNRNLTGRHYHVYINPERGIDAEAIAVHGITEDFLADKPTFSAIAAEFEDFIRDAELIIHNANFDVGFLNHELSRLGRGKLDSLCAGVVDTLKMAKEQNPGKKASLDALCDRHQIDNASRTLHGALLDAELLAEVYLAMTRGQESLIMALEEPVPGSAEAGGVLVDRPPLKVLRASGEELAEHERVLQDIVKGTKGTCLWIPPAPEAAAA; this is encoded by the coding sequence ATGAGACAGATCGTCCTCGACACGGAAACCACCGGCCTGGACTGGCGCAACGGCGACCGCGTCATCGAAATCGGCTGCGTCGAGCTGCTGAACCGCAACCTGACGGGGCGGCATTACCACGTCTATATCAACCCGGAGCGCGGCATCGATGCCGAGGCGATCGCGGTGCACGGCATCACCGAGGATTTCCTCGCCGACAAGCCGACGTTCAGCGCCATCGCCGCCGAATTCGAGGATTTCATCCGCGACGCCGAACTGATCATCCATAACGCGAACTTCGACGTCGGTTTCCTGAACCACGAGCTGTCGCGGCTCGGGCGGGGAAAGCTCGACAGCCTTTGCGCGGGCGTCGTCGACACGCTGAAAATGGCCAAGGAGCAGAACCCGGGCAAGAAGGCGTCGCTCGACGCGCTGTGCGACCGGCACCAGATCGACAACGCGTCACGGACGCTGCACGGCGCATTGCTCGACGCGGAACTGCTCGCCGAAGTCTATCTGGCGATGACGCGCGGCCAGGAGAGCCTGATCATGGCGCTCGAAGAGCCCGTTCCGGGCAGCGCCGAAGCCGGCGGCGTGCTCGTCGATCGGCCGCCGCTGAAAGTGCTCCGCGCGAGCGGCGAGGAGCTGGCCGAACATGAGCGGGTGCTGCAGGACATCGTGAAAGGGACGAAAGGCACGTGCCTGTGGATCCCGCCGGCCCCTGAAGCGGCTGCCGCCTGA
- a CDS encoding dipeptide ABC transporter ATP-binding protein, protein MTETIETTGRPAGGPPRELQGPLLEVSGLRVLIGPHENQVRPVDGVGFSIAGGETFALLGESGCGKSMTALALLRLLPDGGRIASGEVRFAGRDLLHLTEARMREVRGGQIAMIFQEPSTSLNPVMTVMSQIGEVLARHRGLEGAAARGEARRLLESVGIPDAGRRLDDYPFQFSGGMKQRVMIAIALAGEPELLVADEPTTALDVTIQAQVLDLLARLQAERGMAMLLITHDLGVVARMAQRIGVMYAGELVETGNRRDFFRRPLHPYSRKLFAALPTDVQRQRPLAALGGNVPALDRDFVGCRFADRCPEAFDVCRREAPVWERRDGQAVRCHLYSAGRTAAAAATPAAAPFAATARRSTPAPLLDVRDLKVHFPVRKGLLRRQVGSIKAVDGVSLTLAPGRTLALVGESGCGKTTAGKAILQLVAPSAGEVFLDGMPITGLSRSALRPLRRSFQMVFQDPFASLNPRMRVGQIIEEGMLALGVEPDRQARARRIDDLLQRVGLTPAMKLRYPHEFSGGQRQRIAIARALAVSPRLLVCDEPTSALDVSVQAQILNLMRELQGEFGLAYLFITHNLGVVSWLAHDVAVMYLGRIVERGPVDRVLAAPAHPYTRALLAAVLRIDEEASGVRSAPPGDDLPSPLDPPAGCHFHPRCPHATDICRAQYPGETARGAGHVVRCHWPR, encoded by the coding sequence ATGACCGAAACGATCGAGACAACCGGCCGCCCCGCTGGCGGACCGCCGCGCGAGCTGCAGGGTCCGCTGCTGGAGGTGAGCGGGCTGCGCGTGCTGATCGGGCCGCACGAAAACCAGGTGCGGCCGGTCGACGGCGTCGGCTTCTCGATCGCAGGCGGCGAGACGTTTGCGCTGCTCGGTGAATCGGGCTGCGGCAAATCGATGACGGCGCTGGCGCTGCTGCGCCTGCTGCCCGACGGCGGCCGTATCGCGAGCGGCGAAGTGCGCTTTGCCGGGCGCGACCTGCTGCACCTGACCGAAGCGCGCATGCGCGAAGTGCGCGGCGGGCAGATCGCGATGATCTTCCAGGAGCCGTCGACGAGCCTCAACCCCGTGATGACGGTGATGAGCCAGATCGGCGAAGTGCTCGCACGGCATCGCGGCCTCGAGGGCGCGGCAGCGCGTGGCGAAGCGCGTCGCCTGCTCGAATCGGTCGGGATACCGGACGCCGGGCGGCGCCTCGACGACTACCCTTTCCAGTTTTCGGGCGGCATGAAGCAGCGGGTCATGATCGCGATCGCGCTCGCCGGCGAGCCGGAGCTCCTCGTCGCCGACGAGCCGACCACTGCGCTCGACGTCACGATCCAGGCGCAAGTGCTCGATCTCCTCGCCCGCCTGCAGGCCGAGCGCGGCATGGCAATGCTGCTGATCACGCACGATCTCGGCGTGGTCGCGCGGATGGCGCAGCGAATCGGCGTGATGTATGCGGGCGAACTGGTCGAAACGGGAAATCGCCGCGATTTTTTCCGCCGCCCGCTGCACCCGTATTCGCGCAAGCTGTTCGCCGCGCTGCCGACCGACGTGCAGCGCCAGCGTCCGCTCGCGGCGCTCGGCGGCAACGTCCCGGCGCTCGACCGCGACTTCGTCGGTTGCCGTTTTGCCGACCGCTGTCCCGAAGCTTTCGACGTATGCCGCCGCGAAGCGCCCGTCTGGGAGCGGCGGGACGGGCAGGCGGTGCGCTGTCATCTTTATTCGGCTGGCCGGACTGCGGCCGCTGCGGCGACGCCGGCCGCGGCCCCGTTCGCCGCCACTGCGCGCCGCTCGACGCCCGCACCGCTGCTCGATGTGCGCGACCTGAAAGTGCATTTTCCGGTGCGAAAAGGCCTTTTGCGACGCCAGGTCGGAAGCATCAAGGCGGTCGACGGAGTCAGCCTGACACTCGCTCCGGGCCGCACGCTGGCGCTGGTCGGCGAGTCCGGTTGCGGCAAGACGACGGCCGGCAAGGCGATCCTGCAGCTCGTCGCGCCGAGCGCCGGCGAGGTTTTTCTCGATGGCATGCCGATCACCGGGCTGTCGCGCTCGGCGCTGCGGCCCTTGCGCCGCTCGTTCCAGATGGTGTTCCAGGATCCGTTCGCGTCGCTGAACCCGCGCATGCGCGTCGGGCAAATCATCGAAGAAGGCATGCTCGCGCTCGGCGTCGAACCTGACCGACAGGCGCGCGCGCGGCGTATCGACGATTTGCTGCAGCGAGTCGGACTCACGCCGGCGATGAAGCTGCGCTATCCGCACGAGTTTTCCGGCGGCCAGCGCCAGCGCATCGCGATCGCCCGCGCGCTGGCGGTGTCACCGCGGCTGCTCGTCTGCGACGAGCCGACGAGCGCGCTCGATGTGTCGGTGCAGGCCCAGATCCTCAACCTGATGCGCGAGCTGCAGGGCGAGTTCGGCCTCGCGTACCTGTTCATCACGCATAACCTGGGCGTCGTCAGCTGGCTCGCGCACGACGTCGCAGTGATGTATCTCGGCCGCATCGTCGAGCGCGGCCCGGTCGACCGCGTGCTCGCCGCGCCCGCGCATCCCTATACGCGCGCGTTGCTCGCCGCAGTGCTGCGCATCGACGAAGAAGCCTCGGGCGTGCGCTCAGCGCCGCCGGGCGACGACCTGCCGTCGCCGCTCGATCCGCCCGCCGGCTGTCACTTCCATCCGCGCTGCCCTCATGCGACCGACATCTGCCGGGCGCAGTATCCGGGCGAAACCGCCCGCGGCGCCGGCCACGTCGTTCGCTGCCACTGGCCGCGCTGA
- a CDS encoding type II toxin-antitoxin system RelB/DinJ family antitoxin has product MAHSTMLHVRVDEETKTQATQALAAMGLSVSDAVRILLKRVVSDQAFPLELKVPNARTREAMEEARAMMKARAVRFDSAAALIDDLEKARQQ; this is encoded by the coding sequence ATGGCCCATTCGACGATGCTGCACGTCCGGGTGGACGAGGAGACTAAGACGCAAGCCACCCAGGCTCTGGCAGCCATGGGACTGTCCGTGTCGGATGCGGTGCGGATCTTGCTAAAGCGCGTGGTCAGCGATCAGGCTTTCCCGTTGGAGCTCAAGGTTCCCAATGCAAGGACGCGCGAGGCGATGGAAGAAGCCCGCGCGATGATGAAGGCCCGCGCTGTGCGTTTCGATTCCGCGGCTGCCCTGATCGATGACCTCGAAAAGGCCCGCCAGCAGTAA
- a CDS encoding fused MFS/spermidine synthase produces the protein MSTPIDISEDRGVRYLHFGSEWIQGAMRIRRPHALELAYTREMMAGLLLRDADTWPRNALVIGLGAASLVRFMHRHCPQTRIQVVEIEAQVVAAARQFFRLPPEDARFSIHVGDGARYVMETDHCFDLILVDGFDRHARAGALDTAPFYAAARARLSDAGLMSTNLFGRSRGFRASVERIIDAFENRAIAFPSCDSGNVVAFGAQGEEIAVPVTELRERARALKDRTGLDLGPTVARLEQAGSLPGGRLIL, from the coding sequence ATGAGCACTCCGATCGACATCAGCGAAGACCGCGGCGTCCGCTATCTTCATTTCGGCTCGGAATGGATCCAGGGCGCGATGCGCATCCGCCGGCCGCATGCGCTCGAACTCGCCTATACGCGCGAGATGATGGCCGGCCTGCTGCTGCGCGATGCCGACACGTGGCCGCGCAACGCGCTGGTGATAGGACTGGGCGCCGCCTCCCTGGTGCGTTTTATGCATCGGCACTGTCCACAGACGCGCATCCAGGTCGTCGAGATCGAAGCGCAGGTCGTCGCGGCGGCCCGCCAGTTCTTCCGCCTGCCGCCCGAGGACGCACGCTTTTCGATCCACGTCGGCGACGGCGCCCGCTACGTGATGGAAACCGACCACTGCTTCGACCTGATCCTCGTCGATGGCTTTGACCGCCATGCCCGCGCCGGCGCGCTCGACACTGCACCGTTCTACGCTGCAGCACGTGCGCGCCTGTCGGACGCGGGACTGATGTCGACGAACCTCTTCGGCCGGTCGCGCGGGTTTCGCGCCAGCGTCGAGCGGATCATCGACGCGTTCGAGAACCGCGCGATCGCGTTTCCGTCGTGCGACAGCGGCAACGTCGTCGCCTTCGGCGCGCAAGGCGAAGAGATCGCGGTGCCGGTGACGGAGCTGCGCGAACGTGCCCGGGCATTGAAGGACCGCACCGGCCTCGACCTCGGCCCGACCGTCGCCCGCCTCGAACAGGCGGGCAGCCTGCCGGGCGGCCGACTGATCCTGTAG
- a CDS encoding transglycosylase SLT domain-containing protein, with amino-acid sequence MAIRFASLLFLVFLGVASGSVIASADPAAPALSVEPDAASLVVGDDAAAAGLKAPHGPVLELTDPPLRVLTLDLTRDANDIWDRIRRGFGMPDLDSELVAEQQLFYINRPGFLKKVFERGGRYLYHIVDELERRGMPTELALLPMVESSYNPMAYSRSHASGLWQFIPSTGRNYNLTQDTWVDERRDVIASTAAALDYLQTIYDMHGDWHLALASYNWGEGAVGRAIQRNRDDGLPAEYSHLRMPGETRNYVPKLQALKNIVAQPELYRFELPYVPNSPHFVTIDAPATIELATAARLAGMPLDEFLALNPSHNRPAVAEGSALVVPVDRAEQFQLRLAEHQRNGRQWRTYELQRGESLASVARAFGLSLNQLYQINRLDARSRVSAGYSLLVPDGVDPGSPAGDLLEPSDSTARSIVPQLTGGKPVRMDAKGADKAPTTAQGTKPAAKKGVKRPRGKGVGTSTRKTPTASPAKKISGRPAKPASGKKQPQENRR; translated from the coding sequence ATGGCGATTCGTTTCGCAAGCCTCCTGTTTCTCGTTTTCCTGGGCGTCGCTTCGGGGTCCGTCATCGCGTCCGCGGATCCGGCGGCGCCCGCTCTCTCGGTCGAACCGGACGCCGCCAGCCTCGTCGTCGGCGACGACGCCGCTGCGGCGGGTCTGAAGGCTCCGCACGGGCCCGTCCTCGAGCTGACGGACCCTCCGCTGCGCGTGCTCACGCTCGACCTGACCCGCGACGCCAACGACATCTGGGACCGCATTCGCCGCGGTTTCGGCATGCCGGACCTCGACAGCGAGCTGGTCGCCGAACAGCAGCTGTTCTACATCAACCGCCCGGGTTTCCTGAAAAAGGTCTTCGAGCGCGGCGGGCGCTATCTCTACCACATCGTCGACGAGCTCGAACGCCGCGGCATGCCGACCGAGCTCGCGCTGCTGCCGATGGTCGAAAGCAGCTACAACCCGATGGCCTATTCGCGCTCGCACGCGTCGGGACTGTGGCAGTTCATCCCCTCTACGGGGCGGAACTACAATCTCACGCAGGACACGTGGGTCGACGAGCGGCGCGACGTGATCGCCTCCACCGCCGCGGCGCTCGACTACCTGCAGACGATCTACGACATGCATGGCGACTGGCATCTGGCGCTCGCCTCGTACAACTGGGGCGAAGGCGCGGTCGGCCGCGCGATCCAGCGCAACCGGGACGACGGGCTTCCGGCCGAATACAGCCATCTGCGCATGCCCGGGGAAACACGCAACTATGTGCCCAAGCTGCAGGCGCTGAAGAACATCGTCGCACAACCCGAGCTGTACCGGTTCGAACTTCCATACGTGCCGAACAGCCCCCACTTCGTCACCATCGACGCTCCCGCGACGATCGAACTGGCGACCGCGGCGCGCCTTGCCGGCATGCCGCTCGACGAGTTCCTCGCCCTGAACCCCAGCCACAATCGTCCCGCCGTCGCTGAAGGCAGCGCGCTTGTCGTGCCCGTCGATCGCGCCGAACAGTTCCAGCTGCGGCTCGCCGAACATCAGCGCAACGGAAGGCAGTGGCGCACCTACGAATTGCAGCGCGGCGAATCCCTCGCATCGGTGGCACGGGCTTTCGGCCTGTCGCTGAACCAGCTCTACCAGATCAACCGGCTCGATGCGCGCAGCCGTGTCAGCGCCGGCTACTCGCTGCTCGTCCCCGACGGCGTCGATCCGGGCAGTCCCGCCGGCGATCTGCTCGAACCGAGCGACTCGACCGCGCGCTCGATCGTCCCGCAGCTGACGGGGGGCAAACCCGTCAGGATGGACGCGAAGGGCGCCGACAAGGCCCCGACCACGGCACAGGGCACGAAACCTGCCGCGAAGAAAGGCGTCAAGCGCCCGCGCGGCAAAGGTGTGGGGACTTCGACGAGGAAAACGCCAACCGCCTCGCCAGCGAAAAAGATCAGCGGCCGGCCGGCAAAGCCTGCGTCCGGCAAGAAGCAGCCGCAAGAAAACCGGCGCTGA
- a CDS encoding type II toxin-antitoxin system YafQ family toxin, which translates to MTSKRPASSKRAVPPRACDYTKTFLQDWDRLSRSGRYDLKRLKEAMLLLIANDSPPGPEWSDHPLKGDWADHRECHIGGDFLLIYRLNGDAIVFVRAGTHSELFEE; encoded by the coding sequence ATGACCTCGAAAAGGCCCGCCAGCAGTAAGCGGGCCGTGCCGCCCAGGGCGTGCGACTACACGAAGACCTTCCTCCAGGACTGGGACCGTCTTTCCCGCTCGGGCCGTTATGATCTCAAGCGTCTGAAGGAGGCGATGCTGCTGCTCATCGCCAATGATTCGCCTCCGGGCCCCGAGTGGAGCGATCATCCGCTGAAGGGCGACTGGGCTGATCATCGGGAATGTCACATCGGCGGCGATTTTCTGCTGATCTACCGGCTGAATGGCGACGCCATTGTCTTCGTACGTGCGGGTACGCATTCCGAATTATTCGAGGAATGA
- the mutS gene encoding DNA mismatch repair protein MutS, giving the protein MMQQYLRIKAQHPDTLLFYRMGDFYELFFDDAEKAARLLDITLTTRGQSAGTPIRMAGVPFHAVEQYLARLVKLGESVVIAEQVGEPGATKGPMERAVSRIVTPGTLTDAALLDDRADSLLLAATLHRGVLGLAWLNLANGDLRVMDCPAEQLQAQFERLRPAEVLVPDGLALPLVESLSPVLRRLADWQFDAANGERLLTAHFGTRDLAGFDAEGLPVALAAAAALFEYARSTQRQSLEHVTGLRVEREAEYLRLDAATRRNLELTETLRGEASPTLFSLLDSCITSMGSRWLRHALHHPLRDRALAAQRHGAVGELAGADAAAPADTGDARMLGGVRAALRGVADVDRITARIALRSARPRDLAALRDSLARLPELHAALGAPQAALLCDLLVAIAVPHDALDLLVRAVAAEPAAAVRDGGVIAAGFDAELDELRGIQSNCGEFLLALEARERERSGIANLKVEFNKVHGFYIEVSHANTGKVPDDYRRRQTLKNAERYITPELKAFEDKALSAQERALAREKLLYEALLETLAAQIPALQRIARALAGLDGLGAFAETAVRHGYVCPQFSEQPGIDIVGGRHPVVERQVEDFISNDCRLAPTRRMLMITGPNMGGKSTFMRQVALIALLAHVGAFVPAQSARLGPLDAIFTRIGASDDLASGRSTFMVEMTEASAILHGATEQSLVLMDEIGRGTSTFDGLALAFAIARHLLEKNRCLTLFATHYFELTRLNGDYPECANVHLDAVEHAHRIVFLHAVEDGPASQSYGIEVAALAGIPGSVVREAKRRLRALENREVGNGPQADLFAALPECESAAPSHPALTALAELDPDTLSPCEALERLYALKRMIA; this is encoded by the coding sequence ATGATGCAGCAGTATCTGCGCATCAAGGCGCAGCATCCGGACACCTTGCTGTTCTATCGCATGGGCGACTTCTACGAGCTGTTCTTCGATGACGCGGAGAAGGCCGCGCGGCTGCTCGACATCACGCTGACGACGCGCGGGCAGTCGGCCGGCACGCCCATCCGAATGGCCGGCGTGCCGTTCCATGCGGTCGAGCAATACCTCGCGCGGCTCGTGAAGCTCGGCGAATCGGTCGTGATCGCCGAGCAGGTCGGCGAGCCGGGAGCGACCAAGGGGCCGATGGAGCGCGCGGTGAGCCGCATCGTGACACCCGGCACCTTGACCGACGCGGCGCTGCTCGACGATCGCGCCGACTCGCTGCTGCTCGCAGCGACGCTGCACCGCGGGGTGCTCGGGCTCGCGTGGCTCAATCTCGCCAATGGCGATCTGCGGGTGATGGATTGTCCTGCCGAGCAGTTGCAGGCGCAGTTCGAACGGCTGCGCCCGGCCGAAGTGCTGGTGCCGGACGGGCTGGCGCTGCCGCTGGTCGAATCGCTGTCGCCGGTGCTGCGCAGGCTTGCCGACTGGCAATTCGACGCGGCCAACGGCGAACGCCTGCTGACCGCTCACTTCGGCACTCGCGACCTGGCCGGCTTCGACGCCGAAGGCCTGCCGGTGGCACTCGCGGCCGCGGCGGCGCTGTTCGAGTATGCGCGCAGCACGCAGCGCCAGAGCCTCGAGCACGTCACCGGACTGCGCGTCGAGCGCGAAGCCGAATACCTGCGCCTCGATGCCGCGACGCGGCGCAATCTGGAGCTGACCGAAACCCTGCGCGGCGAAGCGTCGCCGACGCTGTTCTCGCTGCTCGATTCATGCATCACCAGCATGGGTTCGCGCTGGCTGCGACATGCGCTGCATCATCCGCTGCGCGACCGCGCACTTGCCGCGCAGCGCCACGGCGCCGTCGGTGAACTCGCCGGCGCGGACGCCGCCGCCCCCGCGGACACCGGTGACGCCCGGATGCTCGGCGGCGTCCGCGCCGCGCTGCGCGGAGTGGCCGACGTCGATCGCATCACGGCGCGAATCGCGCTGCGCAGCGCGAGGCCGCGCGATCTCGCGGCGCTGCGCGACAGCCTCGCACGCCTGCCGGAACTGCACGCCGCGCTCGGCGCCCCGCAGGCCGCGCTGCTTTGCGACCTGCTCGTCGCGATCGCGGTGCCGCACGACGCGCTCGATCTCCTCGTGCGCGCCGTCGCCGCGGAGCCGGCCGCGGCAGTGCGCGACGGCGGCGTGATCGCTGCGGGGTTCGACGCCGAGCTCGATGAACTGCGCGGCATCCAGTCGAACTGCGGCGAATTCCTGCTGGCGCTCGAAGCGCGCGAACGCGAACGCAGCGGCATCGCGAACCTCAAAGTCGAATTCAACAAGGTGCATGGCTTCTACATCGAAGTGAGCCACGCGAACACCGGCAAAGTGCCGGACGACTACCGCCGCCGCCAGACGCTGAAGAACGCCGAGCGCTACATCACGCCGGAATTGAAGGCGTTCGAGGACAAGGCCCTGTCGGCCCAGGAGCGCGCACTCGCGCGCGAGAAGCTGCTCTATGAAGCGCTGCTCGAAACGCTCGCCGCGCAGATCCCGGCGCTGCAGCGCATCGCCCGCGCGCTCGCAGGCCTCGACGGGCTCGGCGCATTTGCCGAAACCGCGGTGCGCCACGGCTACGTCTGCCCGCAGTTTTCCGAGCAGCCCGGCATCGACATCGTGGGGGGGCGCCATCCGGTCGTGGAGCGGCAGGTCGAAGACTTCATTTCCAACGATTGCCGTCTCGCGCCGACGCGCCGCATGCTGATGATCACCGGGCCGAACATGGGCGGCAAATCCACGTTCATGCGCCAGGTCGCGCTGATCGCGCTGCTCGCCCACGTCGGCGCGTTCGTGCCGGCGCAAAGCGCGCGCCTCGGCCCGCTCGACGCGATCTTCACCCGCATCGGCGCATCCGACGATCTGGCCTCGGGCCGCTCGACGTTCATGGTCGAGATGACCGAGGCGTCGGCGATCCTGCACGGCGCGACCGAACAGAGCCTCGTGCTGATGGACGAGATCGGGCGCGGCACGTCGACTTTCGACGGGCTCGCGCTGGCGTTCGCGATCGCCCGCCACCTGCTCGAAAAGAACCGCTGCCTGACACTGTTTGCGACCCATTACTTCGAGCTCACGCGCCTCAACGGCGACTACCCGGAATGCGCGAACGTGCATCTCGACGCGGTCGAGCACGCGCACCGCATCGTGTTCCTGCATGCAGTCGAGGACGGACCGGCGAGCCAGAGCTACGGCATCGAAGTCGCGGCGCTCGCCGGCATTCCGGGCTCGGTCGTGCGCGAGGCGAAGCGGCGCCTGCGCGCGCTCGAGAACCGCGAAGTCGGCAATGGGCCCCAGGCGGACCTTTTTGCCGCGCTGCCGGAGTGCGAATCCGCCGCGCCGTCGCACCCGGCCCTCACCGCGCTGGCCGAACTCGACCCCGACACCCTGAGCCCGTGCGAGGCGCTCGAACGCCTGTACGCGCTGAAACGGATGATCGCATGA